From the genome of Treponema peruense:
GTGCCAAAAGTGTATGCAAAACATGCGCTTAGGGCACCTTTATTTTTTATTTTTTTTGGAGGAATAAAATGGGATTCGAATCAGAATATCCGAAAGTAGATTTTCTTTATTTAAGTGAAAAGGATATGATTGCAGCCGGTGTCGAAAATATGGGTGCATGCATTGACACCATGGAAGAACTTTTTTCTTTAATAGGAAAAGGTGATTACAGAATGGGAGGAGCCAACGGAAACGAGCACGGACTAAAAATGAGTTTTCCAGAAAAAAGCGACATTCCCGGTTTTCCTGTAAACGGACCCGACTACCGCTTTATGGCAATGCCCGCTTATGTAGGCGGATCCTTCAAAATGTGCGGCGTAAAATGTTACGGTTCAAACCAGACAAACCGCGGCAAAGGACTGCCCCGCTCGGTTCTTATGCTTACACTCATGGACTATGAAACAGGAGCACCGCGCGCCTACATGTCTGCAAACCTTTTGAGTTCAATGAGAACAGGTGCTGTTCCTGGACTCGGTGTAAGATATCTTTCTGTAAAGGAACCCGAAGTTGCTTCAATAATAGGCCCCGGTGTTATGGGAAGAACTGCGATCATGGCAATTACCGCAGAAAAGCCTTCTGTAAAAACAGTTAAAATCAAAGGACGCGGAAAAAAGGGAATTGAAGATTTTATTTCTTTCTGCAAGGAAAGATGTCCTTCAATAACATCCTTTGAAGTCTGTGACACAATTGAAGACGCTGCAAAAGATTCTGACATAATTTATTTTGGAACAACCAATGCGGCAAAGTTTGAAGACAATCCTTACCTTAACGCTTCATGGATAAAACCCGGTGCACTTGTAATAAGCACAAGCGCACTTCTTATGGATGAAGAATTTCTTTCTGATACATCAAAATGCAAACTCGTAAGTGATGACTACAAAATGTATGAAGGCTGGGGAAAAGGAAAGGAAGCACCGACACAAAAAACTGTTTCTACACTTATAGGAATGGCCTTTTATGATGCAGTCGCTGCAGGAAAAATAAAGGAAAGTGATGTAACTGATATAGGCGATATTGTAAACAAAGTAAAGGCAGGACGAGACAATGAAAACCAGATTATAGTTTATGCTGTCGGCGGAATGCCAACAGAAGATGTAGCCTGGGGATGCAGAATGCTTGAAAATGCAAAAAAGAACGATATAGGAACAAAGCTCACCCTCTGGGACAAACCTGAATGGGTATGATAATAAAGTAGAGGCTGTCTTAGAAGTTATCCAACACTTCATAAGAACAGCCCCTTTTTAAGGAAATTGTTTTATTCAAATTTAATCATTTTAATTCCAGGCCAATCGTTATTATTCCAAAATTCAGGTTCATAAGTTGTTGTACCATCTTCGTTTGTTACTTCAACTAGATTAGTACCAGAAGTCCATAAATATGCATACGGTGTTTCTGGAAGTTCTGAACAGAAGTAAAGTCTTATAAAACCTTCAGCAGGTTTTTCAGTTGGATTGTCTGTTCTTTCAGAAACAACAGATTGATATTTAAGATTTCCGTATTCATCATATCCATACGAATCCCCGAATTTAAAGCAATAAACTGATTTATCTGTTAATTCAAAATAGGCGTCATTAGATTGTATTCCATTATTATTATTGAATATATATTTTAATCCTGTAGCACCTTCTGGTAAAAGTGATCTATCTACATCAATGTAATACCAAGGGTTAGTATAAGTTACATCAACTTTGCAATCATCTGTTAGAGAAAACTTTGCGACAACAGATTCAGATTTTGGATTTTTGAAATACAGTTTATCTTCTCCATCTTCATTTTGACTTTGAATAAGCAAACTACCATCATTTGGCATTTTAAATTCTATTGGGTAAAGGTTTAAACTGCTCCAAGGATCGTAGACTTTAGGAAGATTTGTATCTGCATACAGTAAAACAAAATATACTTCACCATTACCAGGAATAGTTATTGAATCTAATTTTTCTGTTACAGTCCATTTATCATTTATATGACCTGCAAAATACAAAGAAGTAGAAGGATACTTACTTAAATATTCTTCTTTTGTAGTTTTAGTAGTTTGTATGTTTTCAATTGTAAGATTACATTTTTTATTTGGTAAAAATGAAATATATGGAATTCTAAAAGTTTCTTCCTTGATCTGAAATGAATGAACAAAGAAATCAATTTTTGTTTTTTCTCCAGCTTTAAGAGTTATTTTATCTGAACCAGTACTATCTGTTATATTATTACCAACATGTGTCCATATACCTAATTCACCTTCTGCAAGATCTACATCACTTGTTATTTCAAAGTTTATTTCATAACTTTCTCCGCAGTCTAATTCATTTTTGCTTAAAATAATATCTGAACCACGTTGAAATTTGTCTTTAACGTCTTTGGTAAATTCAAATTTTGCTCCATTTGAAGTACCGGTAGCTGACATATTTTCCAAATCATCTTCATTATTAGCCCAACAGGCTACAGGTAAAGCATCTTCATCTATAGGGTTAATTTTGAAGTTTTTTGCATAAACAACTTCAGCACATCCTATTGCCACTAAAAATTCGCCTTTTATCCAGCCTTTATTTCCAATTGTTCCAGTTTCTACTGTATATGTTTTATATTCTGTTCCGAGTTTAAAATATTTACCACTAGCAGGAGATGTTGACTTAGAATCTTTTGCACTTAAAAAAACAAGACTTTCTTTGTTTGATTTAAGATCCACACTTATCTGATAATTTTTGTTACTTTCTACCGGAAGTTTTTCTTTTGTATATATACATTTATTCCATACATTATTATTAAAAGCTTCTGCGTTTGTATTTTTAATTACAAATTCATTATCACTTTTTTCAACAGTAACTTTTTCTTTATCTGAAGATTCAAAATCTAATTTTGAATAGAAAATATTTTTTTCAAGTTCTTCTTTTTCTGCGTCTGTAAGTGTTGCATCTTTTATTTCACTTGTATCGGCTGCGCTGCCGTCTTCGTTTTTAAGGTTTGCTTTAATTATGCTGTCTGCTGAATTGATTTTAACAGTTGCAGTAATTGAAATTGTTGCGCTTGAAGATTCTTGTGCAGCAATTTTTTCTATTACGACATTTCCGGCAAGTTCAAGTTTTGTTACACCTGGATTAATAATCACATTTTCAAATGAACTGCCTGTTTCTGCGTCAAGTTTACAATCGGCAAAAATCAAAGTGTTTTTTACAGAAGTTGTGTCATTGTTTTTAAGAACAATTCTTACATCTTTTTTTTGAACTATAAGTTTTAAAACTGTAGTATTTTCTATATGGATTGAATTTGCTCCACCGCCATTTACATTGATTATATCAATTTCATTACAATTAACTACTGAAAAATCTCCGTCGCCAACTTCTGCTGCAACATTAATGTTTGAAATATTCTTCATTTTTTCAAACTTAACACCTGTTGCTTTTACAGTAAAAGTTGCGTTCTTTAAATCTCCATTTTTAATCGTAAGAGCTTTGTCAATTGTGTAAGAACCATTGTCCGTTACAGAAAGTTTTTCGCTTTCCAAATCGATTGTAGTTCCTGGTTCTGCAGATTGAAGTCTGCTTTGTAAGGTTACGGTTTGATTCTGAGGGGGTGTGTTTTGATTGTTATCAGAATCGGAAGGGTTGTTTTGGCAGGAAGCTAAAAGAGCTGCTGTCAACGCAATAAATAAAAATTTTTTCATTTTTTTATATCTCCGTTAATAAAGTTAATTAATCTTACCCCCCCCCACTTCACTTTGTCAATATTTTTATTTACATTTACAAAAGTTATTTTTTCAGAAATATTTTTTTCAATAAAAAAGGGGCTGTCTCAAAAGTACGAGAATGTAATGGGGATTATTGATGCTTGGTTATGATTTTAAGCAAATTGCAAGACTGAGCTAAGAAACCAACGAACAG
Proteins encoded in this window:
- a CDS encoding tyramine oxidase subunit B is translated as MGFESEYPKVDFLYLSEKDMIAAGVENMGACIDTMEELFSLIGKGDYRMGGANGNEHGLKMSFPEKSDIPGFPVNGPDYRFMAMPAYVGGSFKMCGVKCYGSNQTNRGKGLPRSVLMLTLMDYETGAPRAYMSANLLSSMRTGAVPGLGVRYLSVKEPEVASIIGPGVMGRTAIMAITAEKPSVKTVKIKGRGKKGIEDFISFCKERCPSITSFEVCDTIEDAAKDSDIIYFGTTNAAKFEDNPYLNASWIKPGALVISTSALLMDEEFLSDTSKCKLVSDDYKMYEGWGKGKEAPTQKTVSTLIGMAFYDAVAAGKIKESDVTDIGDIVNKVKAGRDNENQIIVYAVGGMPTEDVAWGCRMLENAKKNDIGTKLTLWDKPEWV